In Parus major isolate Abel chromosome 8, Parus_major1.1, whole genome shotgun sequence, a single window of DNA contains:
- the PTGER3 gene encoding prostaglandin E2 receptor EP3 subtype yields MSPWQQRPPNASAAVGPGPRGNGTGRAAERGSAVSVAIPLTMMLTGVVGNALAMLLVSRSYRAKGSRRKRSFLLCIGSLALTDMLGQLLTSPIVISVYLSGRPWATMDPSGRLCDFFGFSMTVFGLCPLLIASAMAVERALAIRAPHWYASHMSPRATERGLVAIWASGVALALLPLAGLGRYAVQWPGTWCFISTAGGSAFAAAFAALGLLSLVVTGACNLATIAALVARCRAKAGSRWGRIATETLLQLLGIMCVLSACWSPLLITMLRMISEHTAGPCRAGSGEPQRREPRQECDLSLTAVRLASLNQILDPWVYLLLRKILLQKVCQAASAVSKCSSAEDRDRSVSLAKEIRRTAA; encoded by the exons ATGAGCCCGTGGCAGCAGCGGCCGCCCAACGCCAGCGCGGCTGTGGGGCCGGGCCCGCGGGGGAACGGCACGGGCCGGGCGGCCGAGCGCGGCAGCGCCGTGTCCGTGGCCATCCCGCTCACCATGATGCTGACGGGCGTCGTGGGCAATGCCCTGGCCATGCTGCTCGTGTCCCGCAGCTACCGCGCCAAGGGCAGCCGCAGGAAGCGCTCGTTCCTGCTGTGCATCGGCTCCCTGGCGCTCACCGACATGCTGGGCCAGCTGCTCACCAGCCCCATCGTCATCTCCGTGTACCTGTCGGGCCGGCCCTGGGCCACCATGGACCCCTCGGGCCGCCTCTGCGACTTCTTCGGCTTCAGCATGACGGTGTTCGGGCTGTGCCCGCTGCTGATCGCCAGCGCCATGGCCGTGGAGCGGGCTCTGGCCATCCGCGCCCCGCACTGGTACGCGAGCCACATGAGCCCGCGGGCCACCGAGCGCGGCCTGGTCGCCATCTGGGCCTCCGGCGTGGCCCTGGCGCTGCTGCCGCTGGCCGGGCTGGGCCGCTACGCCGTGCAGTGGCCCGGCACCTGGTGCTTCATCAGCACCGCCGGCGGCAGCGCCTTCGCCGCCGCCTTCGCCGCGCTGGGGCTGCTGTCGCTCGTGGTCACCGGCGCCTGTAACCTGGCCACCATCGCGGCGCTGGTGGCCCGCTGCCGGGCCAAGGCCGGCTCGCGCTGGGGCCGCATCGCCACCGAGacgctgctgcagctgctgggcatCATGTGCGTGCTGTCCGCCTGCTGGTCACCGCTGCTG atCACCATGCTGAGGATGATCTCTGAGCACACGGCTGGGCCCTGCCGGGCCGGCTCCGGGGAGCCCCAGCGCCGGGAGCCGCGCCAGGAGTGTGACCTGTCACTGACCGCCGTGCGCCTGGCCTCCCTCAACCAGATCCTGGACCCCTGGGTGTACCTGCTGCTCCGCAAAATCCTGCTCCAAAAGGTCTGCCAGGCAGCCAGCGCCGTGTCCAAGTGCTCCAGCGCCGA ggacagggacagatcTGTCTCCCTGGCCAAGGAGATCCGCCGGACCGCGGCCTGA